Proteins encoded within one genomic window of Episyrphus balteatus chromosome 1, idEpiBalt1.1, whole genome shotgun sequence:
- the LOC129909772 gene encoding dedicator of cytokinesis protein 9 isoform X3 — protein MTERKFTRGLNKPGMAAQLRETVSQVVRESAVLIYTSVNDGTRNKPSVVEPIDFEGFIAKNKTLIQNDPHRELLMYPSDDVSEVVLPRKFRTISSTIPKFSAPPNTTIITHNNNVSSSHNGSISSSQQQNGNGNLSRQNSQSSTQSSSSPNGSLGSITSPLSATSSSSSSSSSTLKTSTGTISQRPSSPIGGTLLTRQALYTYQTNNHLVHYKYSTYGGTCHDLPKIIPAEQLKEELYEIDADQDRIDEQMTRSQADSITKQGYLLKGPDTSSDRMFANIGSKSFKRRYCYLRQEVDGTYILELHKDERQGEAKATIVMDFCTEVVQNPKRSRLCFELRMTAGHKSFTLAAENDEDFKDWLCKLSSVLQQNKIQEDKRVSSLERAPPPSPSTMMFGTLKGLDQSMNPQLIKYGRETDISIAQARRENRRRLFACYQSPSKATITDHVDQYREQFGQRILVTCNSLKFRLQNPTCEGEKESLCQVEPYITSLALYDAKAGRKLTETFYFDINSENVKDMLPSHCCGPKIEMNGSGPKKVMNGVDLPSELAKLPEDWLTYPKQAILSVTTPHPDVFLVVKIEKILQGGINQSTEPYLKAAKDPKAGLKLHKSVRSYSQKIGHYRMPFAWAARPLFRLYSSELDTTIEFPAIYRQDANRLKDEELLRLLAEYRKPDKFSKLTVIPGCIKIDIEGISELPNNSLTTTLAPLKPFPMPPVVEPTLELSEFQSTSERDINPYTTFVNHFFVYPIGLSFDSQKVFSRARNITVIIELRETDGDDSKALKCIYGRPGQDLFVSQIACPVLHHSTTPTWYEEIKLRLPLHLTQQHHLLFSFLHVSCNLAKKRDTNASFETPVGYAWLPLLNKGKINLEEQILPVAATLPSGYLSIQPLGLGKGQNCGPEIQWIDNQRPLFTVTFRLDSTVLTADQHLHNFFAHAEKLLESGKISAIPAESETCKILKAAHAIHITSLITFLPTVLNELFTLLVNTTSEEIGLNVIRLLTNIIHMVIEEAGRKELLASYCKYVFYAPNFSQKGLGSQTRTVHGELCRHLPSILHPNNTDFLIVNKFMKYSGIFFDIVIKSMAQHLLDTGRIRMHRNERFPKEFPAKIDSLIQVLVPYLIARYKDLPIETQQLNKSLSVFVKRCLTYMDRGFVFKLIRFYMESFAPGDPRTLQEFKFNFLQEICQHEHFVPLNLPFLLNPKNRPPEMMHHFTLSEDFCRQHFLSGLMLQEVKSSLNEMANVRRHALGIFKNLLAKHELDDRYQNRGQLGRIALLYVPWLGIVLENLNRIPDLMEEGAQKQPFGGENGSFTQRISSSSSYVFSKDIGVTSSASTPRARNRMTLHIEHPNPMRGSMNIKDSNYLAAIAGQIITNGNSETSLNSINSESGSNDTTHIHNDNEVALRNGHNRSISVTQPMTRSDKFSAIETKDLLTAFLFVIKHLAQDQMIGWWQNCTETEVVSFLTILDLCLVHFRYVGKKNLVLNEDLGKSSRLAKASTLPARMAPPNLENGNAHETGTLNLTQNRENLVEETVRSQLALYESNFATEVGMIILDCMGLYSIQFRDKLNESCVLPKLARVYLRYLQLGQSENLSKHVFAALRAFINNFSPALFKGNALLCGQMVYELLKACDSRLVTIRHESCAVLYLLMRSNFEFSGRKGLTRVHLQVIISVSQMIGNVIGLNNARFQESLSLINSYANSDKAMKGTGFPVEVKDLTRRVRTVLMATAQMQAHHMDPERLLELQLSLANSYASTPELRHTWLITMARNHEQNGNISEAACCHLHIAALMSEYLKLKGVGTMDWGAAAFTAISRNIPRDEKGLKLDSGAQDSQYTEQMMLDQLKECADYLDRAERFECLGPLYKLILPIYEKRRDYVALAHSYEHLTQSYNKVVEVNRSGKRMLGRFYRVVFYGQIYFEEDHAVEFVYKEFKLTSLSEICDRLYKQYKDKFGAEVVKMIMDSSPVDVNALDSKLAYIQVTHVIPYFCKDELDNRLNDFEQNHDVDTFMYETPFTKTGGARGNVEDQWKRKTIVTTTYSFPYVLKRIPIKDRQIIELSPIEVAIDEMQTKVSELEEVILPPADVKKLQLRLQGSVAVTVNAGPLAYASAFLDPKISDNFQIDRVEDLKDVFRDFISVCNTALQLNARMICSDQIEYHSALKDNYQKLCTALSELLDEPFTPLDESCNSTQHRNSMALFNAISGAANNSSTA, from the exons GAAGTTGTATTGCCACGTAAATTTCGCACAATCTCGAGTACAATACCAAAATTTAGCGCACCACCAAATACAACAATTATCACGCACAATAATAATGTGTCATCATCGCACAATGGAAGTATTTCTTCGTCCCAACAACAAAATGGCAATGGTAATCTATCCAGACAGAATTCACAATCGTCCACACAATCATCCTCCTCTCCGAATGGTTCATTAGGATCAATTACTTCACCACTATCAGCGACTtcttcatcatcgtcgtcgtcgagtTCGACTTTGAAGACAAGCACCGGAACGATAAGTCAGAGGCCATCATCACCAATCGGGGGGACGTTGCTAACCCGACAGGCACTGTATACGTATCAAACGAATAATCACTTGGTCCATTATAAGTACAGTACTTATGGTGGAACTTGTCATGATCTTCCAAA aatcattcCAGCAGAACAATTAAAGGAAGAACTTTATGAAATCGATGCCGATCAGGATCGTATCGATGAACAAATGACGAGGTCACAGGCTGATTCCATAACCAAACAAGGTTATCTTTTAAAAGGTCCCGACACAAGTTCCGATCGAATGTTTGCCAATATTGGTTCAAAGTCCTTTAAACGGAGATACTGCTATCTCCGTCAAGAGGTCGATGGAACCTACATTCTGGAACTGCACAAAGACGAACGACAGGGTGAGGCAAAAGCTACTATTGTCATGGATTTTTGTACCGAAGTTGTACAG AATCCAAAACGAAGTCGCTTATGTTTTGAGCTACGCATGACCGCAGGACACAAATCCTTCACCCTGGCCGCAGAAAATGACGAAGATTTTAAAGACTGGCTGTGTAAACTGTCATCGGTTttgcaacaaaacaaaatccaagAAGACAAACGTGTCTCCAGTTTGGAACGAGCTCCACCACCTAGTCCAAGTACCATGATGTTTGGTACCCTCAAAGGTCTCGATCAGAGCATGAATCCTCAACTAATAAAATATGGTCGTGAGACTGACATATCAATTGCCCAAGCTCGAAGAGAAAACAGACGACGACTGTTTGCATGTTATCAGTCTCCCAGTAAAGCCACAATTACTGATCATGTAGACCAGTATCGTGAGCAATTTGGCCAACGAATACTTGTCACTTGTaatagtttgaaatttcgactaCAAAATCCCACGTGCGAAGGGGAAAAAGAATCTCTGTGCCAAGTTGAACCTTATATAACGAGTTTGGCTTTGTATGATGCCAAAGCTGGACGAAAATTGACtgaaacattttattttgatataaattcGGAAAATGTCAAAGATATGCTCCCGAGTCATTGTTGTGGGCCGAAAATTGAAATGAATGGTAGTGGACCGAAAAAAGTCATGAATGGTGTTGATTTGCCATCTGAATTGGCCAAGTTACCTGAAGATTGGCTAACTTATCCAAAACAAGCTATTCTCAGTGTGACAACTCCTCATCCTGATGTCTTTTTGGTCGTTAAGATCGAGAAGATTCTTCAGGGTGGGATTAATCAATCTACAGAGCCATATCTCAAAGCTGCAAAGGATCCCAAAGCTGGTCTGAAACTCCACAAGTCGGTCAGGTCGTACTCCCAAAAGATTGGACACTATCGTATGCCATTTGCATGGGCTGCTAGACCATTATTCCGACTCTACAGCAGTGAATTGGATACAACAATTGAATTTCCTGCGATATATCGACAAGATGCCAATCGATTGAAGGACGAAGAGCTGCTAAGGCTTCTGGCCGAGTACCGGAAACCGGATAAATTTAGTAAACTAACTGTGATACCCGGATGTATTAAGATCGATATTGAAGGAATATCGGAACTGCCAAATA attcattGACAACAACACTGGCGCCATTAAAGCCATTTCCTATGCCGCCAGTAGTTGAGCCAACATTGGAATTATCAGAATTCCAAAGCACCTCAGAACGTGATATAAATCCTTATACAACATTTGTTAATCACTTTTTTGTCTATCCCATTGGACTATCATTTGATAGTCAGAAAGTATTTTCAAGAGCTCGCAATATAACGGTGATTATTGAACTCAGAGAAACGGATGGAGATGATTCAAAAGCACTTAAA TGCATTTATGGGCGACCAGGACAAGATTTATTTGTTTCACAAATAGCCTGTCCGGTATTGCATCACAGTACAACACCAACATGGTATGAAGAGATTAAATTGCGCCTGCCATTGCATCTAACACAACAGCATCATTTGCTCTTCTCATTCCTACACGTTTCGTGTAATCTGGCAAAGAAACGCGATACGAATGCTTCATTTGAGACGCCAGTAGGTTATGCCTGGTTGCCATTGCTGAATAagggaaaaattaatttagaagAACAAATATTGCCAGTGGCTGCTACGCTGCCCAGTGGATATTTGTCCATTCAGCCACTTGGTTTAGGAAAGGGG cAGAATTGTGGCCCCGAAATCCAGTGGATCGATAACCAGCGTCCACTCTTCACAGTAACATTCCGCTTGGATTCAACTGTCCTAACAGCCGATCAACATTTACATAATTTCTTTGCTCATGCGGAGAAACTCCTTGaaagtggaaaaatctcagCTATACCAGCCGAATCAGAAACATGTAAAATTCTCAAGGCTGCTCATGCAATTCACATAACCTCACTTATAACATTCCTGCCAACAGTTCTTAATGAACTATTTACACTGCTTGTTAATACTACAAGTGAAGAAATTGGTCTCAATGTAATACGCCTACTGACTAATATCATTCACATGGTTATTGAAGAAGCTGGAAGAAAAGAATTACTCGCTTCATATTGCAAGTATGTCTTTTATGCACCAAATTTCAGTCAGAAAGGACTAGGAAGTCAAACAAGAACTGTTCATGGTGAATTATGTCGACATTTGCCATCAATTTTACATCCTAACAATACAGACTTTTTAATTGTCAATAAATTCATGAAGTATTCTGGGATCTTCTTCGATATTGTGATTAAGAGCATGGCTCAGCATTTACTTGACACCGGAAGAATACGAATGCATCGAAATGAGAGATTCCCAAAGGAATTTCCAGCCAAGATTGATTCCCTGATTCAAGTATTGGTGCCATATTTGATTGCCCGTTACAAGGATCTTCCCATAGAGACCCAACAACTGAACAAATCTTTGTCTGTGTTTGTCAAACGATGTCTGACTTACATGGATCGAGGTTTCGTCTTTAAATTGATCCGATTTTACATGGAGAGCTTTGCTCCCGGTGATCCTCGCACTCTTCAAGAgttcaaattcaatttccttCAAGAAATCTGCCAGCACGAACATTTTGTTCCACTAAATCTGCCATTCCTTTTGAATCCTAAGAACCGCCCACCAGAAATGATGCATCATTTCACTCTATCCGAGGATTTCTGCCGGCAACACTTCCTCTCTGGGCTGATGTTGCAGGAAGTCAAGAGTAGTTTGAATGAGATGGCCAATGTGAGACGCCATGCTTTGGGAATATTCAAGAATCTTCTAGCCAAGCATGAGCTAGATGACAGATACCAAAATAGAGGACAATTGGGACGGATTGCTTTACTCTATGTCCCCTGGTTGGGCATAGTTCTGGAGAATCTCAACCGAATCCCTGATCTTATGGAAGAAGGCGCCCAAAAGCAACCATTTGGAGGTGAAAATGGTTCGTTCACTCAGAGAATCTCATCGAGTAGTAGTTATGTCTTCTCCAAAGACATCGGAGTCACATCCTCCGCCAGTACTCCACGAGCTCGCAATCGAATGACCCTCCACATTGAACATCCCAATCCAATGCGTGGTTCAATGAACATCAAAGACTCCAACTATCTAGCAGCCATAGCTGGACAAATCATAACCAATGGCAACTCGGAGACATCCCTCAACTCCATCAACTCAGAATCTGGTTCCAATGACACAACTCATATTCACAATGATAATGAAGTTGCCCTCCGGAACGGCCACAATCGTTCAATAAGTGTCACTCAACCAATGACAAGAAGTGATAAATTCTCTGCGATAGAAACTAAAGATTTGCTAACAGCGTTTCTCTTTGTCATAAAGCACCTGGCCCAGGATCAGATGATTGGATGGTGGCAGAATTGCACTGAGACAGAAGTTGTATCATTCTTAACCATCCTTGATCTGTGTCTAGTCCATTTCCGCTATGTGGGAAAGAAAAATTTAGTCTTGAATGAGGATTTGGGGAAGAGTAGTCGTCTAGCTAAAGCGAGTACCCTGCCAGCTCGAATGGCACCACCAAATTTAGAAAATGGTAATGCTCATGAAACAGGTACGCTGAATCTCACACAGAATCGAGAAAATCTAGTCGAAGAAACAGTTCGAAGCCAGTTGGCGCTGTATGAATCGAACTTTGCCACAGAAGTCGGAATGATTATTCTCGATTGCATGGGTCTTTATTCGATACAATTCCGGGACAAGCTTAATGAGAGTTGTGTGCTCCCAAAACTAGCTAGAGTCTATTTGCGATATCTTCAGTTGGGTCAATCGGAGAATCTGTCCAAACATGTATTCGCTGCGCTGAGAGCATTCATTAACAACTTCTCTCCAGCGTTATTCAAAGGGAATGCCCTTCTTTGTGGCCAAATGGTCTATGAGCTTTTAAAAGCCTGTGACAGTAGATTAGTCACTATTCGGCACGAATCCTGTGCTGTACTTTATTTGCTGATGCGAAGTAATTTCGAATTCAGTGGAAGAAAGGGTCTGACGAGAGTTCATCTGCAAGTTATCATTTCGGTATCGCAGATGATTGGCAATGTGATTGGACTGAATAATGCCAGATTCCAGGAATCTCTATCCTTAATCAATAGTTATGCGAATAGTGATAAAGCGATGAAGGGAACTGGATTCCCAGTAGAAGTAAAAGACTTGACACGGCGGGTGAGAACAGTTTTGATGGCAACAGCACAAATGCAAGCCCATCATATGGATCCAGAGAGATTGCTTGAATTGCAATTATCTTTGGCGAATTCATATGCATCCACGCCAGAGTTGCGACATACTTGGCTCATTACTATGGCTCGAAATCATGAACAGAATGGAAATATCTCCGAAGCAGCTTGTTGTCATTTACATATTGCTGCTCTTATGTCGGAGTATTTGAAGCTTAAAGGCGTTGGTACGATGGATTGGGGTGCAGCTGCATTCACTGCCATTTCGAGAAATATTCCCCGAGATGAAAAAGGTTTGAAACTTGATTCGGGAGCACAGGATTCACAATACACTGAACAGATGATGTTGGATCAGTTGAAAGAATGTGCAGACTATTTGGATCGGGCTGAGCGTTTTGAATGCTTGGGACCGTTGTATAAATTGATTTTGCCAATTTATGAGAAGAGACGTGATTATGTTGCTTTGGCACATTCCTATGAACATTTAACACAATCTTATAATAAAGTAGTGGAGGTGAATCGATCTGGAAAAAGAATGCTGGGACGGTTTTATAGAGTGGTTTTCTATGGACAG ATTTACTTCGAAGAAGACCATGCTGTTGAGTTTGTTTATAAAGAATTTAAGCTGACTTCGCTTAGTGAAATTTGTGATAGACTCTATAAACAATATAAAGACAAATTTGGAGCTGAAGTTGTCAAAATGATAATGGATTCTTCACCG GTCGATGTGAATGCATTAGATAGCAAACTTGCTTACATTCAAGTAACCCATGTCATCCCTTATTTCTGCAAAGATGAATTAGACAATCGATTGAatgattttgaacaaaatcacgaTGTTGATACATTTATGTATGAAACACCATTTACAAAAACTGGTGGTGCTCGTGGTAATGTTGAAGATCAATGGAAAAGAAAAACTATCGTTACaa CTACATATTCATTTCCATATGTTCTGAAAAGAATTCCCATCAAAGACCGTCAAATAATCGAACTAAGTCCAATCGAAGTTGCCATCGATGAAATGCAAACTAAAGTTTCCGAATTGGAAGAAGTCATTCTTCCACCAGCCGATGTTAAGAAACTCCAACTGCGCCTGCAAGGCAGTGTTGCAGTCACAGTCAATGCTGGTCCATTGGCTTATGCTTCGGCATTTTTGGATCCAAAAATTTCAGATAATTTCCAAATTGATCGAGTTGAagatttaaaagatgtttttag ggACTTTATAAGCGTTTGTAATACAGCCCTCCAATTAAACGCTCGCATGATTTGCAGCGATCAAATTGAATATCATTCCGCATTAAAGGACAACTATCAGAAACTCTGCACCGCATTAAGTGAGCTACTCGATGAGCCTTTTACTCCGCTGGACGAGAGTTGTAATAGCACGCAGCATCGCAACAGCATGGCTTTATTCAATGCAATCAGTGGCGCTGCAAATAATTCAAGTACAGCTtag